A region from the Kiritimatiellia bacterium genome encodes:
- the rpsI gene encoding 30S ribosomal protein S9 encodes MPDENNNVNNAAASVVGATGRRKVAMAAVRLTGGSGRITVNGRDFKEYFPLQSLRNFILQPLQLTNMSERFDVAARVRGGGIVGQAGALRHGLARALLMVDASLRTVLKNSGFLTRDSRLKERKKPGRPGARKRFQFSKR; translated from the coding sequence ATGCCGGATGAAAATAATAACGTGAACAATGCCGCCGCGTCTGTCGTCGGCGCGACTGGCCGCAGAAAAGTTGCCATGGCCGCGGTCCGCTTGACCGGCGGCAGCGGCCGGATCACGGTCAACGGCCGGGATTTCAAGGAATATTTTCCTCTGCAAAGTTTGCGCAATTTTATTCTCCAGCCCCTGCAGTTGACCAACATGAGCGAACGTTTTGACGTTGCCGCCCGCGTCAGGGGAGGCGGCATTGTGGGCCAGGCCGGCGCGCTCCGGCACGGACTGGCAAGGGCATTGCTGATGGTTGACGCCTCTTTGCGGACGGTCCTCAAAAACAGCGGTTTTTTAACGAGGGATTCGCGTCTTAAGGAGCGCAAAAAACCGGGACGGCCTGGCGCAAGGAAACGTTTCCAGTTCTCCAAGCGCTGA
- the rplM gene encoding 50S ribosomal protein L13 translates to MKTTIPKENEVARSWYVVNAADKVLGRLAVKIAGMVSGKDKVNYTPHVDLGDFIVVINAARVKLTGKKEEQKMYPDYSGFRGGYRERKAATIRAIKPERLISDAVRRMLPKNRLMRRAFKRVFIYAGEEHPHQAQKPKMLEI, encoded by the coding sequence TTGAAAACGACAATACCAAAAGAGAACGAAGTCGCAAGATCGTGGTACGTGGTGAACGCCGCCGACAAGGTGCTGGGCCGGCTGGCGGTAAAAATCGCCGGCATGGTCAGCGGCAAGGACAAGGTCAATTACACGCCCCATGTTGATCTGGGCGATTTTATTGTCGTGATTAACGCTGCCCGGGTGAAACTGACCGGCAAAAAAGAGGAACAGAAAATGTATCCGGACTATTCCGGGTTCCGCGGCGGCTACCGCGAAAGGAAAGCCGCCACGATCCGGGCGATCAAGCCGGAACGTCTCATCAGCGATGCGGTGCGCCGCATGCTCCCCAAAAACCGCCTGATGCGCAGAGCTTTTAAAAGAGTTTTTATTTATGCCGGCGAGGAACACCCTCATCAGGCGCAAAAACCAAAAATGCTGGAGATTTGA